The DNA region TCACTAACCAGATGTGGTATATAGTATGGCTGCAGCGGCGACATACTATTCAAACTCGGTGTCATCAAACCTAATGGTCCCTTCAGCGCCGTATTCGGCCATGAATTAATGACAATGAAACTGAATGGAACGTGTTGGGTACTACACAAATGTGATGGGCGTATGGATCCCATAATTTGTACTTTCAGGGTTAATGCCAAGCACAAAACATTAGACCTGGGTTTCGGTTGCTCTAATCTGCTTTTGGGGTGTCGGAAATTGACATTAAGGAAAGCTTTCAAACCCAACATCTCAATAATCAATGgcataaacaaaaataaatacaaactTTAAATAATAGGAAAGAGATGGGTAAAGTTTGCTCCTTTAGTGGTTTTTCTGGTATGGAAAAACTCAGCCGAGAGAAATGGCAGCCCAGAGAGTAAAGTGGTGGTGGGGGCGGTGGTGCTGATTCAAAGGGGGgaggcgagagagagagagagagagagagagtttcaCATAgacgcagagagagagagagagagagggaacaTTCTGAGCATTGGCCTTTTGTGTAGCAGTGCAGTGTGTAGCTGTGGTGGCTGTCAAAAGATGAAGAACAGCTCATCTTTTTGATACTTGGTCTCTCCTATTCCTTTCTTTACTCCTCcttcctctccctcttcctccttttattttgtttgctGGGAAAGGTTTCTGCTTTCCCTTGCCGAGTTCTGCTCTGCAACAGTGTGCTTCTTCTTGGCTTTTGCCCTGCAGAATATTTAGCCTctttcatctctctctctctctctctcttcaaagCACTGTTTGCGTTCTTCGGGTCATCCCTGCTTCTGATTCTCTCTTTGCTCCACACACAACCcccagaagaagaagaaggagaagagaggCTCGAGGACgaagaaagaggaaaggaGGAGTTTTTATTAGACAGCCCACTGGTTTTACCATGAGGCATTATTAGGTGGGTTCGACAGATCCATACTCCATACATGCTTCTTGgtcctctctctcatctcacCTTCTTTGCTTCCCTTAAACGGGTTGCTGTTCTTCTTGTTTATTATGCTGTTCACACCCATCTGTGTAAAAGAGATGATTTCAATGTGTGCTGACTGGAAATGTGGTAAACAAGCAACAATCTCTTGGCACGCCTGTTAGGGGTTAGGGTTTTTTCCACTGTTGATGGGTTCTCAGTGATGTCATTTACTTGGGGCTTGCATTTTCTGTCTGAGGATGGTTTATTTTTTGGAACAGAAATTTTGGGTTTTGTTTGTTCGATTGATTTCTGTGTCGCATTCTCGATTCTGCTCCCAACTCATTGCTTGTTCCTCACAACCATTTCTTGTCAGGAACAATGCCTTTGGGTACTGGtgaaaatttttgttttctttttatccaTCTTAGATCCCCTCAAAATCAATGCTCATTGTCTGCTCACCAGATTTCACTGTCTCCCCTTGCAGGTtctgagagaaaaaaagattatcaCTGCTCCCACAAGGCAAATGGGTGAAAGCAGATCTCTGGCTTCTGGGTTTTGAAGCTTTGGTTGAAGGGCAGCAGTGACAGTGCTGCTGAGTATTTAAAGTTCCAGCCTTTCTTGGAGAGGTGTGAATCTCTTTGGAAACCACAAAACCAGAagtttattgaatttttacaGATAAGCAAAGACTATATTAAGGGGTGGTGACGGGCGGTGGTGTCAGGTTTGAGCAAGTGGGTGTGTCTCTGTGTTTTTGGGGAGGAAAATCTTTATATAAAATCAGGACTGGGAAACTCTGTTGCCTGTGTCTCCTTAGCAAACTCTTTTGGCCCGGGGACCGTGCTCTCTGTTACCAGATTAGGGAGCATACAACTCTCTTTCTTTAGGTCTCTTCCCTCTTAAGTGatcattttattattcacTCACAGTCCTATTCAGtattctctttttctctctctccctctggTGTGGTCTTGGTTAGTGGGAAAGATTCGGTCATACTAAGAAATCTTCCAAAAATTGCTCCTTTTTGATTTCTTATTTCTCATCTCCAACCCCCACCCTGGAAGTCTCACATTCAAGATAGGAAGGATTGAATCTTCTACTTCTTGTAGGGTTCACACTTTCTTCTGGGAGGATCTGGTTGCGGTTGGCGGTTGTGGGATTTATGCGGATAGCGTGAATTCTCCCTGCTGGGATAAATTCGAGAAGTAGATCTTTTAATCAGTGAAGATGAAGTTTATGAAACTTGGATCCAAGCCTGATTCTTTTCAGGCTGAGGGGGATAATATAAGGTAAAATCTCTGATTTCTTCTAACGTTTCAGCTGGAAGTTTGTGAGGTTTCACTTTCGGGCTCTGATTTTCTGATTGCTCTTTGTTTGTTTCCACTATTGTTCTCGTTCTCTTATTGCTGGATAAGATTAGCTTGTTGAAGTGTTTTTCAATCTCTGCTAGCGGGAGAGTAGATAATATTTTCAGAGCTCAGCTGATGTAGTGCCGTGATTTGACAAAATGTGGCTAAACACGACTCATTTGGGCACCGAAGATAACTTTCCGCTTtctgttttcattttctccaGTAAAAATGGAAATCGGATGACAAAATGCGTGTGTTGCATCTTACATCGCATTCTCTTTGCGGTTTAGCTTGATGACATTCTAGAAGAAAAATTGCAGGCGGTTCTTTCATATATTGCTAGTATTGCAGGTTCTTAATTCTTTTTGTTGTTACCACAAAAAGGCTCTCTTGTCTTTGGTTTTGGGATATTTGGGGCTTACCCAACATATCATGAGTTGGTTATGATCCCGTTTTGTTTGATCCAACCTGTGCGGCTAAATTTCTTGAAGATTTTATTGGATATGATTCATCCGTTCTGGAGGAGATTGTCCTGTTCCATTAGTAATGAAAAGCTCGAGTTCAATCACAAAAGTTGCCAATTTCTTTTTGCTAAGATCAgttttcttcattcttttaAACTTATCCTCTGTGTTCATATGGTCAACCTTTGTGTTTCTTTTGGGTTGGGTAGCTACAgatttagtttatttttcatacATCTTGAATAGCACGTTGACCAGCTATTGTTACCATTAAGGTACTTGGAGTATCGATTTTGTTCTCTTgatgattagaaaaaaaaggtggATTCAGCAGTTCAGCGAAGAAAGTGAGCCATTCAGTTTGTTAGTAGGAATTAGTTTGATAGAGGGAGGAGTTTTATCTGGTGTTTCTGCACCCTTCCTCAATCCTCTTCTGAGCAGCGGGCTGGTGATTATTTAGCTGTTCAAATGAAACTAATCATAGTTTGGCTTTGGTCTAGACTTATGAGTAATTGAGCAACTGACTTGGCTAAACAGGTTTTGTTGGCTTTACGAATGTTCTTTTTCATTACGCATAATCCATTTCTTCAGCTGTTTCCTCTCCTTGTGTTTATGGAGCACTTGAACTTAGGGGGTTCTTCCATAAATTGCGACTTGCATAAGCTCATGCTCTCGATTTTACTTGATGACTGCCTGACATGTTGTACCCATATATTGTTTTATGTTCTTCTCGGCATGAAGTCTTACAGCTGACCAAGTGAATATGTATTTCTAGAAATTGATATCAATTTCCTAATTCAGTTTCGGTATTTTCTGAACAGGTATGTGGCAACAGAGCTTGCAACTGATTTAGCCATTAATGTCGGGGATGTGAAATTCTACTTGCACAAGGTAAGGGCCTTAAAGTACTGGGATCTGCTTGGCCGTTTGTTTTGGTGTAATGAAATGGAAAACGTATACGTTCCATGAtgtcaaaataaattttttttgtcattcaGTTTCGTGGCCTTGTTTTCATTGATCTAGCTATTAGAAACTTGTTTTTTTGGGAAGTTTTATGCTTACGGATCTTCTTATCTTTGCAGTTTCCACTTTTGTCCAAGAGTGCACGATTGCAGAAGTTAGTTAATGAAGAGAGTGCAGATGAAATCCAGATTGGGGACATCCCTGGCGGGCCTGCTGCCTTTGAGGTCTGTGCAAAGTTCTGCTATGGCATGACTGTCACTCTCAATGCATACAATGTTGTGGCTGCTCGCTGCGCTTCAGAGTACCTGGAAATGTATGAGACTGTCGAGAAAGGGAACCTAATCTACAAGATTGAGGTTTTCCTCAACTCGAGTATATTCAGGAGCTGGAAGGACTCGATTATCGTTCTTCAGACCACGAGGTCACTCCATCCATGGTCAGATGAGCTTAAGGTTGTGAGCAGGTGCCTCGACTCGATTGCTCTCAAGGCCTCAATTGATACCTCAAAGGTGGAGTGGTCATATACCTACAACCGCAAGAAGCTCCCATCGGAGAATGGTAGTGGGGATGAGGCCCACTGGAATGGTGTGAGAAAGCAGCAGATGGTCCCCAAGGACTGGTGGGTCGAGGATCTCTGCGAGCTTCAGATGGATTTGTATAAACGGGTCATTACTACAATCAAAGCTAAAGGTTCAGTTCCGAGCAAAGTGATTGGAGAAGCTTTGCAGGCCTATGCCCTCAGGAGGTTGCCAGGTTTCAGTAAAGGCGTGATACAAAGCAACGATATTGCGAAGCATCGGGCACTGGTGGAGATGATCATGAGGTTGCTCCCTCTGGAAAAGGGGAGTGTCCCGTGTGGCTTCATGCTAAGGTTGTTGAGGGCGGCAGTTTTGTTGGAGTGTGCGGAGATGGAGAGGAACAATCTGATGGGGCGGATCAGTTTACAGCTTGATGAGGCCTCGGTGGGGGACCTCCTGTTCCGGGCCCCACCAGGGGAACCCACGATGTATGATGTGGAGACTGTGGAGAGGTTGGTTGAGGAGTTTGCAATGCACCAGCGATCTGATGAGATCTCAAGGGTGGATGAGTTTGGAGAAGAGATCAAGAGCCCACTGAGGTTGTCAGAATCAAAAGCAAGAGTGGTTAAGTTGGTCGATGGTTACCTGGCTGAGATCTCTCGGGACCCAAACCTGCCTTTGGCAAAGTTTGTTAATCTTGCAAATATGGTGTCCGGTTTCCCAAGACCAACCCATGATGGGCTTTATCGTGCCATTGATATGTATTTGAAGGTAAATTTGCTGGCATTGATACTTTGATGGAAGTATTAAACTTAATTTTTGGTTCTTGTATTGACAGTGTTCTGTTTATCATTAGGAACATTCTGAGATAACGAAGAGTGAGAGAAAGAAGATCTGCAAGCTAATGGACTGCAGCAAGCTTTCTGCAGAAGCCTGCATGCATGCAGTCCAGAACGAGCGGCTCCCGCTCCGTGTGGTGGTCCAGGTTCTTTTCTTCGAGCAGGCTCGGGCATCCACTTCCTCAGCAGGTGGCACCACTCCACCTTTGCCTGGACCCATTGGATCCCTGCTCCCAGGCGGGTCCCATGGGAGCTCGAGGTCCGCTGCTACCACCAACACTGAGGATGACTGGGATGGGGTGCCCACACAGGAGGAGATCCGGGCTCTGAAGGGCCAGCTCGCCACCCTGAGGCTAGGTGGGCCGAGTGAAAGGAACGGGCCTGATGGGCAGGGCAGAGGGGACAGGGCTGCAGCAAATAAGGTGAAGGGCCTGCTTGCTTCAAAGATATTCTCGAGGCTTTGGTCAAGTAAGGATAGGCAGGGCGGGGAGCTGAGCAGCTC from Punica granatum isolate Tunisia-2019 chromosome 3, ASM765513v2, whole genome shotgun sequence includes:
- the LOC116199980 gene encoding BTB/POZ domain-containing protein NPY5-like; translation: MKFMKLGSKPDSFQAEGDNIRYVATELATDLAINVGDVKFYLHKFPLLSKSARLQKLVNEESADEIQIGDIPGGPAAFEVCAKFCYGMTVTLNAYNVVAARCASEYLEMYETVEKGNLIYKIEVFLNSSIFRSWKDSIIVLQTTRSLHPWSDELKVVSRCLDSIALKASIDTSKVEWSYTYNRKKLPSENGSGDEAHWNGVRKQQMVPKDWWVEDLCELQMDLYKRVITTIKAKGSVPSKVIGEALQAYALRRLPGFSKGVIQSNDIAKHRALVEMIMRLLPLEKGSVPCGFMLRLLRAAVLLECAEMERNNLMGRISLQLDEASVGDLLFRAPPGEPTMYDVETVERLVEEFAMHQRSDEISRVDEFGEEIKSPLRLSESKARVVKLVDGYLAEISRDPNLPLAKFVNLANMVSGFPRPTHDGLYRAIDMYLKEHSEITKSERKKICKLMDCSKLSAEACMHAVQNERLPLRVVVQVLFFEQARASTSSAGGTTPPLPGPIGSLLPGGSHGSSRSAATTNTEDDWDGVPTQEEIRALKGQLATLRLGGPSERNGPDGQGRGDRAAANKVKGLLASKIFSRLWSSKDRQGGELSSSDTSESPGSANAGETKSTPSRSRRHSVS